GATGCTCTCTCTCCCACCATTCCTTGAGCATTGACTTAAACCAGGCTCCCACATCCAAGAAAACTAAGTTGCCAGATTCATCCCTCTCTTGTTTCTGCGATTCATTTCTTGGTATCATATCTTGCCCTGCACCTTCAGCCACAACAAGAACAGCATGGCCACGTTCTTTTAGTCTCTTTTCAAGAAACTCAAACAGACCTCCTTTGCCTTCAAGGTAGAAGTCCATCTCTGGGATCAAACAACAATCCACATCACGACTGCTAAGTGTGGCGTGTAGAGCAATGTGTCCAGTACTTCTGCCCATGAGCTTCACTAGTCCAATGCCATTGACTGCGCTCTCGGCCTCCACGTGAGCAGCTGATATAGCCTGCTGAGCCATCTCTACAGCCGTTTGAAACCCGAACGATCTATCAATGATGCCGACATCATTGTCCACGGTTTTGGGAATACCTGTGATTCCCACCTCGAGTTTCCTCCGGCTTACTTCCTTGAAGATCTCCACAGCTCCACGCATTGTGCCGTCTCCTCCTATTATATACACCTGATGATGAGGTCCatgaggacaaaacagaggatttggATCAAACTCAAACTTTTGCCTagacaaaacagaagaaaacaaaacagaacacactGTAAAGAACAGAACAAGACCTGGTTGTAACCGTTGTGTTGGATGGCATCTACGATCTTATTGAGATTAAAGCCACCTCGGGAAGTGGCGAGGACAGTGCCACCTTTCTTGTGCCAATCATGAACGATCTTGGGATTTAACTTGACGGCTTCCATGGAATAAAACCCTCTGTAACCAGCTGGTATGCCATAAATCTCTTTGACATCGTACAGCTCCCATAGACCAACCACGAGCTCTCTTATGACTGTGTTCATCCCCGGGCACAGCCCTCCGCAAGTCACGATCGCCGCTTTCACAGCCGATGGCTCGTACATGATCTCTTGGCGGGGTCCAGCTCTGTGGTAGGCGAAACGTGGTTGGGACTGGTCGGAGAGGTCGTAGGCGACCTGGGAGAGGATGACGTCAGAAGGGTTGATGTAGAAGCCATCGGAGGGGTGGAAGAAGGGGTTTTCATCAAGTGGATTACTCCGGTGATGGAGGCCGGAGAGAGATGGGAGCTTCTTGATACTAGTTGCCGTCTCTGTCGCCATTCTTTGGTGATGccgagagaagagaagatggtAACATCGGCTTTACTTATGGAAAGAGGTGGTCACACGGCGGAGACGTGGCAAGTGCAGCCGCATAGGCCTCGACACGTCGCctgattattaataataattaataaacaaaagtatAGTGTAGCTCTCTGTTCaagtttctaactttttattaattattgtattgTATGAGTGGGATATTTTGTAGAACAACGTACGTGTACTTTGATCAATCGAATCCTCCTCATATAATATTACTGACGGACAAgttgaaaagaaatatatactgATAGAGCCTCTCCTCTCTATCTGATGGTTGATATTTTAAATGGGAAGGGATACGATGACTCACTAAGTAATAGCAAGATGATCAATATAAAGCCAACAAACCTAAAAAGatattaaagaaagaagaggagaggtAAAGAAGAGTAATATCAAATGTCTTTAATCACAGAAGTAGTACACAACTGAAAGTGatatgtttgttttgcatcattttgcTATAAAATTATCCTCAACGTTGATCACTTGAAGTTGAAAGTAATCAATTCTTCTTAATTATATGACATAAATtacacaaaatataacaaagcatatttcatatttgaaaatattaaaagaatgCTGCTATCACATAACATAAGTAGCATTAGCAAATGACGAGTAGAAATGGGGGAAACTTTTTCAAACCAGCAACTGTGGGGAATCGAACCACGAAGTTTATCCATTTATCAGAGTATCAATACGGGTGTGTAGCCAATAGGCCACACGATCATTCAGTCACAATGTATCCAATTAAGTTAATTATTACTTGGTAAATTAGGGCCACTGTTCCAAGTTCCAACCATTACTTGTATCTGGTAAATATTGCTGCTAACTACAACTTCAAGATCTTTAATCTCATATCATCTTTTATTTATCccaaaatatattcatttattaatcaacaatCTTGTTTAGACATGGGACTTTAATTtgcatgtattttaaaataggaGAACACTTAACAAGACGAGGATGCAAATAAAAGATGTAGTTAGCAGCAATATGGTCCAGAATTTCTAACgaaacaacaaagaacacgCAATATGCTTTGTATCCAATGAACCTATAATTAACAAGATGTAACaactacttttaaaaagttttttcatTATGTTGTATCATGTGATGTCAGATATTTTAAGTAACGTATTTATGATGAGTTCAAGTAAAAGTGTGTTacactctttttctttttctttttaaaatctaacaactaatttcaaaaagttttttttcataatgttttatcaCGTGATTTCAGAAATTTGAAGTAACATATTTATGATGAATTTGAGTAAAAGCGTGCTAAGTTCTTTTTCTCTGTATCATTTTCTCTGTATCAtgacatttttacaaaaaaaaaatctaataactaatttcaaaaagtttttaatcAGAGATTTTAAGTAACGTAATTATGATGGATTAGAGTAAAAACgtgttacatttttttctcttcatcgTGGCGTTTGTTAAAAAATTCTAGTAAGATTTTTTAACAAGGCAACACATCTTACATGCCCATTTAAGGTCATATTTTTAGgggtttttctctttttgtaatcaattgttttgggaaaaaaaaagtcaaacaaacaaaattgactTGAGTTACAGATTTTGGGTCAAGTTGAACCGGAATTTAAACCACCGGGTCGGCTCCATCTAAAATCTTAAGATCATCTCCGCCTTATCTTGTTGACTACACACTAAAGTGAGAGAGGAACAGAGAGACTTAGAGAGATAGAGCAACAATGGCAGCAACGCTTACTGGATCAGGGATTGCTCTTGGTTTTTCTTGTTCCCCAAAGTTCTCTAAgagaccttcttcttcttcgtccaaCCGTCGCTGCATCAAGATGTCCGTTTCGATagaagagaagacgaagaacttCACTCTTCAGAAATCTGAGGAAGCTTTCAATGCTGCCAAGGTTAGGCCTTTTCAATTTCCATGGATTCCATTGATGTCCCGTGTTGCTTTGATTTTGGTTAAATTGATTATCTGTGTGACCCTTCTAGGGAAATTGCGAACAAGACATGAATACATGAGATTGAATCACAATCTTAGATAAAGTTtaggttttttggtttttattgtgTCCTGATTACTGAAACTGGTTGATTCTTTTGTGTTAGAACTTAATGCCTGGTGGTGTGAACTCACCTGTACGTGCCTTCAAATCAGTTGGAGGACAACCAGTTGTGATGGATTCTGCAAAGGGTTCACGACTACGAGACATTGATGGGAATGAGTACGTTGACTATGTTGGTTCTTGGGGACCAGCTATAATTGGTCATGCTGATGATgaggtttgtttctttccaaGTTTCAATGATTTCAAAATTGTTGATGATTAAGGTTTTTGATGTAGTTCTGTGTCTAGTGCAGGTTCTTGCAGCTTTAGCTGAGACAATGAAGAAAGGAACAAGCTTTGGTGCTCCTTGTCTCTTAGAGAATGTTCTTGCCGAGATGGTGATTTCAGCTGTTCCAAGTATTGAGATGGTTCGGTTTGTTAATTCGGGTACTGAAGCATGTATGGGCGTGCTACGTCTCGCTCGTGCCTTCACTGGGAAAGAAAAGTTCATCAAGTTTGAAGGTTGTTATCATGGTCATGCAAACTCTTTCCTTGTCAAAGCAGGTAGTGGTGTAGCTACTTTGGGTTTACCTGACTCCCCTGGTGTCCCGAAATCAGCTACTTCAGATACTCTAACAGCTCCTTATAATGATATTGCTGCTGTTGAGAAGCTCTTTGAGGCAAACAAAGGCGAGATTGGTGCCATCATTCTTGAACCTGTTGTTGGTAACTCAGGGTTTATCACACCTAAACCAGAGTTCATCAATGGTCTACGCCAGATTAGTAAAGATAATGGTGCTCTTCTTATTTTCGATGAAGTCATGACTGGTTTTCGTTTAGCCTATGGTGGAGCTCAAGAATACTTTGGTATCACACCTGACTTAACAACTCTTGGGAAAATCATCGGTGGTGGTCTTCCCGTGGGAGCATACGGTGGAAGGCGAGATATTATGGAAATGGTAAGGCTTCAGCTGTTAGAAATTGAAACGACCAATCTTTGAGTTTGCTGCAAGTGAACTGAGCTTTGATCATTGATGTCTTTTTGCAGGTTGCACCAGCAGGACCGATGTATCAAGCTGGTACGCTAAGTGGTAACCCGTTGGCTATGACTGCTGGTATTCACACGCTGAAGCGGTTAAGTCAGCCTGGGACATATGAATACTTGGACAAGATCACGAAAGAGCTTACAAGTGGGATACTAGAAGCCGGCAAGAAAACTGGGCATGCGATGTGTGGTGGTTACATAAGTGGGATGTTCGGTTTCTTCTTCACTGAAGGACCCGTCTATGATTTCTCGGACGCCAAGAAGAGTGATACAGAGAAGTTTGGAAAGTTTTTCAGAGGAATGTTGGAAGAAGGGGTCTACTTGGCACCTTCTCAATTCGAAGCCGGTTTTACCAGCTTGGCTCACACTGCAGAAGACATCCAGTTCACTATAGCAGCAGCCGAGAAGGTTTTAAGTCGAATCTAGAATGCTCTGGAAGCTTCCAGAGAACCATGAATGTTTTTTGGCGTGTTCTCTCATTTGAACATATGAGACTTCTTGTGTAGTGAGTGAGCTTATGATAATAATTGGTAGATAGATGGAGAACCGGAACCCACTATGCAATTTTTTAAACCGAGTAATAAACCAGAGTTAATCAACATTACAGgacacaatttgtttttttttgatgtaGAGAAACTTAGGTTCAGACTTGAGAGCATCGAAACTGTGGCCTCAAATACTTGATggatatgttttataaatatatttcactGACTTTCACTGTCATtgaaaaaacatatttcataCATCTTTGGTTATCTACTTCAACAATGAGTTGTCAACAATGAGATATACCCGATGTTGTTTCCTTCTCAAAGTTAAGTTTTCGTAGTTTTAGTTGCATTTTTCTGTCTTCACATCTTTGCTTCTAGCTGCTGTGTGATGGATATTTTTTAGTTGTAACTTGATCCAAACCATCTGTGCTGATTTTGGTTGTTCACAAAGAATGAAGAGGAATCATCCTGATGAAAGCTGTCAAGATGTTTTGGAAAGCAAGTTGTACGGTTTTTATGTTAGATAGTTGAACAAGTTTTCTCTTGATCATGTTTTGTGACAACAATAAGTAGCTCAGGATAGAGTTGAGTGGTTAACAGCTAAAACTTGATTATGAGCTTTCATTATGTTTCTGTTCAAGTATTAAAAGTAAATGTTTACTCCTTATAGATtgatatatagttatataccaACATTTCCCATATtcaaacatttataaattttctgattttttactttttgttataTCAAATGAGAAACACTCCGTTAATTCTCAAGTACGTaaatctaatattatttttaaatagttttcgTTAAATGAGAAAATAGGAAATATACATATATCCCCAATAGATAATTAcatgaaatttttaaaagaagtaGAGAATTCAATTCCGGAAAAGCATAAATACAACATCCGAAAATGCATATAAATCATCCGGAAACCTAATTTCTCTACTTCGCACACTTGATAAACTCAGAAAATATGACAGCGTAACGGGTACACGTGGTGGTTGGTATATCAAGTCGGGGGCGCAGGGTAAAGTCAACATTACATGCATGGTTAacgtatttttattatttatgtagCTGCTGCGGAAGAGGGCTGCTTGCCAATGCCGTTTATAGGGGTCTGACGTCCATCTTCAATCATCTCAGCCCTTCGATCATTGCCGCAGGTACACTTGTTGGCTTGAAGAACGAGAGGTGCTGGCTCAGGTGATGATATTGTGCCTAGCTTCAGCATGTCGAGGGTCACCTCTGCAGGTAACTTAGCAGCTTCTACTTCTTTCTCTCCTATATGCGGCGACGTTTTACAGTATTTGTAGACAATGTAGAGTATCATTTGGAGTGCACCGAGACCAAAACCAATCACGTTCGGGaactgcagaaaaaaaaaacataattaattggCAAATAACATgatacatttatttaatattctcaCTTTCCATGCTTTCTAGCTTATGAATAAAGTacgttaaaaaaattatatgaagtAAAAGTTTATAGCAAACTTGTGCGGCATTGATAGAAGTTACgtacaaaatataatttctgtgtaacaaataaagataaaaagaacTTAATATCTAATAAGTTTCTTTTGCAAAAGCAAAATCTTTTAATGTTTCTGTGGAACATAAAGCGAGTCtctttataaattgttttataattttaatcgTAAAGGAAAGTACCAAACAAAAGAGTTTTGCTTTCTTTAGTTGTTTATCTTTGCCAatccatatctctttttatcTATGAATCTATGATTAGAACCTCAACGTCTCAGGTTCATTAGAAACAAAAGCACCCACTTCATGTAATATACATTATGATAATGATAAACTTATGATTATGATGGTTCAAGACATGATAATCATGTTAATATATATGCACTtcttttataaccaaaaatatcaGTGTTTTTATTCTAACTTTACGTCGTTCAGTATATGTGACTCCTGCTATATTGATTACAgtgtttcataaaattcaaattaaattgaGTGTATGTGCTGATGTGCAATACAATTATTTGTatagatgaatatataaattgagagagagagagagttcggacaaaaaaaaaaattgagagagagagagagatgaaatggCTTACAGCAACATAGATGTCCTTGAGAGCAAGACCATAAAGGAGCCATATGACAGCACTAATTGTAAGGGTTAAGGATAAGCTAAAGGGCATGTACTCCACACTCCTTGTCTTTATAACCGTCCtctatattttaaacaaaaatatatgttaatcaTTGAAACTAAATCACAGTTTAATGGcctcttaattaattagtactTACGATTATGCTTAGAGGGGCGGCGAAAACACAAACAGAGAATCCAACACAGATCCCTCCGATAATCTTAGCACGTGTTGCTCCTTTTACCAAGAACTGGCAGATAAGGAGAATGATACAGAATCCTCCAAAGTTCATAAGAAGTAATATCTTCACTGTCAACATCTGCAGCATCCATTAAGAAATGTTTTCTTTAGCGacttcatttgattttttaaccACATGCATGTTGACATATACGAGGAGCTGAGGATTTTTTTACGTACCCGGGCTGGCTTGGGAGCGTAGGCAAGGAACATAGAGATGTAGATGGTTTCGATGAAGCATCCAAAGGCGTTAATAGTGACGAGGAGGAAGACATCTTTCTTCTGTGTCGCATAGTAAAGCCAAAGCGTTGCACTGAAGAGCGCCACNNNNNNNNNNNNNNNNNNNNNNNNNNNNNNNNNNNNNNNNNNNNNNNNNNNNNNNNNNNNNNNNNNNNNNNNNNNNNNNNNNNNNNNNNNNNNNNNNNNNNNNNNNNNNNNNNNNNNNNNNNNNNNNNNNNNNNNNNNNNNNNNNNNNNNNNNNNNNNNNNNNNNNNNNNNNNNNNNNNNNNNNNNNNNNNNNNNNNNNNNNNNNNNNNNNNNNNNNNNNNNNNNNNNNNNNNNNNNNNNNNNNNNNNNNNNNNNNNNNNNNNNNNNNNNNNNNNNNNNNNNNNNNNNNNNNNNNNNNNNNNNNNNNNNNNNNNNNNNNNNNNNNNNNNNNNNNNNNNNNNNNNNNNNNNNNNNNNNNNNNNNNNNNNNNNNNNNNNNNNNNNNNNNNNNNNNNNNNNNNNNNNNNNNNNNNNNNNNNNNNNNNNNNNNNNNNNNNNNNNNNNNNNNNNNNNNNNNNNNNNNNNNNNNNNNNNNNNNNNNNNNNNNNNNNNNNNNNNNNNNNNNNNNNNNNNNNNNNNNNNNNNNNNNNNNNNNNNNNNNNNNNNNNNNNNNNNNNNNNNNNNNNNNNNNNNNNNNNNNNNNNNNNNNNNNNNNNNNNNNNNNNNNNNNNNNNNNNNNNNNNNNNNNNNNNNNNNNNNNNNNNNNNNNNNNNNNNNNNNNNNNNNNNNNNNNNNNNNNNNNNNNNNNNNNNNNNNNNNNNNNNNNNNNNNNNNNNNNNNNNNNNNNNNNNNNNNNNNNNNNNNNNNNNNNNNNNNNNNNNNNNNNNNNNNNNNNNNNNNNNNNNNNNNNNNNNNNNNNNNNNNNNNNNNNNNNNNNNNNNNNNNNNNNNNNNNNNNNNNNNNNNNNNNNNNNNNNNNNNNNNNNNNNNNNNNNNNNNNNNNNNNNNNNNNNNNNNNNNNNNNNNNNNNNNNNNNNNNNNNNNNNNNNNNNNNNNNNNNNNNNNNNNNNNNNNNNNNNNNNNNNNNNNNNNNNNNNNNNNNNNNNNNNNNNNNNNNNNNNNNNNNNNNNNNNNNNNNNNNNNNNNNNNNNNNNNNNNNNNNNNNNNNNNNNNNNNNNNNNNNNNNNNNNNNNNNNNNNNNNNNNNNNNNNNNNNNNNNNNNNNNNNNNNNNNNNNNNNNNNNNNNNNNNNNNNNNNNNNNNNNNNNNNNNNNNNNN
The sequence above is drawn from the Camelina sativa cultivar DH55 chromosome 4, Cs, whole genome shotgun sequence genome and encodes:
- the LOC104780689 gene encoding glutamate-1-semialdehyde 2,1-aminomutase 2, chloroplastic, encoding MAATLTGSGIALGFSCSPKFSKRPSSSSSNRRCIKMSVSIEEKTKNFTLQKSEEAFNAAKNLMPGGVNSPVRAFKSVGGQPVVMDSAKGSRLRDIDGNEYVDYVGSWGPAIIGHADDEVLAALAETMKKGTSFGAPCLLENVLAEMVISAVPSIEMVRFVNSGTEACMGVLRLARAFTGKEKFIKFEGCYHGHANSFLVKAGSGVATLGLPDSPGVPKSATSDTLTAPYNDIAAVEKLFEANKGEIGAIILEPVVGNSGFITPKPEFINGLRQISKDNGALLIFDEVMTGFRLAYGGAQEYFGITPDLTTLGKIIGGGLPVGAYGGRRDIMEMVAPAGPMYQAGTLSGNPLAMTAGIHTLKRLSQPGTYEYLDKITKELTSGILEAGKKTGHAMCGGYISGMFGFFFTEGPVYDFSDAKKSDTEKFGKFFRGMLEEGVYLAPSQFEAGFTSLAHTAEDIQFTIAAAEKVLSRI
- the LOC104780690 gene encoding bidirectional sugar transporter SWEET11-like, coding for MTLLNTENTWAFVFGLLGNVISFAVFLSPVPTFYRIWKKKTTEGFQSLPYVVALFSATLWLYYATQKKDVFLLVTINAFGCFIETIYISMFLAYAPKPARMLTVKILLLMNFGGFCIILLICQFLVKGATRAKIIGGICVGFSVCVFAAPLSIIRTVIKTRSVEYMPFSLSLTLTISAVIWLLYGLALKDIYVAFPNVIGFGLGALQMILYIVYKYCKTSPHIGEKEVEAAKLPAEVTLDMLKLGTISSPEPAPLVLQANKCTCGNDRRAEMIEDGRQTPINGIGKQPSSAAAT
- the LOC104780688 gene encoding ATP-dependent 6-phosphofructokinase 2-like, whose protein sequence is MATETATSIKKLPSLSGLHHRSNPLDENPFFHPSDGFYINPSDVILSQVAYDLSDQSQPRFAYHRAGPRQEIMYEPSAVKAAIVTCGGLCPGMNTVIRELVVGLWELYDVKEIYGIPAGYRGFYSMEAVKLNPKIVHDWHKKGGTVLATSRGGFNLNKIVDAIQHNGYNQVYIIGGDGTMRGAVEIFKEVSRRKLEVGITGIPKTVDNDVGIIDRSFGFQTAVEMAQQAISAAHVEAESAVNGIGLVKLMGRSTGHIALHATLSSRDVDCCLIPEMDFYLEGKGGLFEFLEKRLKERGHAVLVVAEGAGQDMIPRNESQKQERDESGNLVFLDVGAWFKSMLKEWWEREHPDELFTVKYIDPTYMIRAVPANATDNLYCTLLAHSAIHGVMAGYTGFVSGPINGNYAYIPLEEVAQAKNEVNTNDHKWAWVRSVTTQPDFETKF